A genomic segment from Callithrix jacchus isolate 240 chromosome 8, calJac240_pri, whole genome shotgun sequence encodes:
- the SERPINA4 gene encoding LOW QUALITY PROTEIN: kallistatin (The sequence of the model RefSeq protein was modified relative to this genomic sequence to represent the inferred CDS: substituted 1 base at 1 genomic stop codon), producing MNLINCLLLLLAGLLALSRGQLTFGHDGDSCSSSSQQQSLETDEGSPSLKITPANADFAFRFYYLIASETPGKNIFFSPLSISAAYAMLSLGACSYSCTQILEGLGFNLTELSESDIHRGFXDVLHTLNLPCHRLETCMGSDLFLSHRLKFLEKFLNDTRTFYEAKHFHTNFYDTLGTMKLINYHAKKETQGKIVNLVGELNRDIMMVLVNYIYFKGRWEKPFIPSRTIRQNFYVDKNTSVRVSMMLQDREYHWYLRDQHLPCSVLRMDYKGNATAFFILPNLGKLREIEEVLTAELLTRWNNLLRKRTFYKKLKLYFPKFSISGSYVLDQILPRLGFMNLFSRWADLSGISKERKLHLPTSFHKATLHVDEAGTRAAAATSFGFTFLSAQINEHVLQFNRPFLVVLFSTNTQNILFLGKVVDPTKP from the exons ATGAATCTTATCAACTGTCTGCTCCTCCTGCTGGCTGGACTGCTGGCCCTTTCTCGTGGCCAGCTGACCTTTGGGCATGATGGTGACAGTTGCTCCAGTAGCTCCCAACAGCAGAGTCTGGAGACAGATGAGGGCTCCCCCAGCCTCAAGATCACCCCTGCCAATGCTGACTTTGCCTTCCGCTTCTACTACCTGATAGCTTCAGAGACCCCAGGGAAGAACATCTTCTTCTCTCCGCTGAGCATCTCGGCTGCCTACGCCATGCTTTCCCTGGGGGCCTGCTCGTACAGCTGCACCCAGATCCTCGAAGGCCTGGGCTTCAACCTCACTGAGCTGTCTGAGTCTGACATCCACAGGGGCTTCTAGGACGTCCTGCACACTCTCAACCTCCCCTGTCACAGGTTGGAAACATGCATGGGCAGTGATCTGTTCCTGAGCCACCGCCTAAAGTTCCTTGAAAAATTCCTGAATGACACCAGGACCTTCTATGAGGCCAAACACTTCCACACCAACTTCTATGACACTCTGGGTACAATGAAGCTTATTAACTACCACGCCAAGAAGGAAACTCAAGGGAAAATTGTGAATTTGGTTGGTGAACTCAACAGGGACATCATGATGGTgctggtgaattacatttacttCAAAG GCCGGTGGGAGAAACCATTCATTCCCTCCAGGACCATTCGCCAGAACTTCTATGTTGATAAGAATACATCAGTCAGAGTGTCCATGATGCTGCAGGACCGGGAGTACCACTGGTACCTTCGCGACCAACACTTGCCCTGCTCGGTGTTACGGATGGATTACAAAGGAAACGCGACTGCGTTTTTCATCCTTCCTAACCTAGGCAAACTGAGGGAGATCGAAGAGGTTTTGACTGCAGAGTTGCTAACGAGGTGGAACAACTTGCTGCGGAAGAG GACTTTTTACAAGAAGCTAAAGTTATATTTCCCCAAGTTCTCCATTTCTGGCTCCTATGTGTTAGATCagattttgcccaggctgggcttcatGAATCTGTTCTCCCGGTGGGCTGACTTATCTGGCATCAGCAAAGAGCGAAAACTGCATCTACCCACG AGTTTCCACAAGGCCACCTTGCACGTGGATGAGGCTGGCACCAGGGCTGCAGCAGCCACCAGCTTCGGGTTCACATTTTTGTCTGCCCAGATCAATGAGCACGTCCTGCAGTTCAACCGGCCCTTCCTTGTGGTGCTCTTTTCCACCAACACCCAGAATATCCTCTTTCTGGGCAAGGTCGTCGACCCCACGAAACCATAG